A stretch of Fusarium poae strain DAOMC 252244 chromosome 2, whole genome shotgun sequence DNA encodes these proteins:
- a CDS encoding hypothetical protein (SECRETED:SignalP(1-24)) — translation MMHSTAAYILFVLGMVSCIRATSAQTTVFILDEGGNFNCPGVLRNGDDNDKNAYCCVGGELDLSTCQGWPICTGSSWKPKPLTCATTVPISATDYNAQIKSARSKYLEDDTLSVTSNSVSSATMKESGSQQAATASATGAAAESSATGNGASIVMPGLAGGLMVLWNAL, via the coding sequence ATGATGCATTCAACGGCTGCGTACATCTTGTTTGTTTTAGGCATGGTGTCATGCATCCGAGCCACTTCGGCCCAAACCACCGTGTTCATACTGGACGAGGGAGGCAATTTCAACTGTCCGGGAGTCCTTCGCAACGGCGATGATAACGACAAGAATGCATACTGTTGTGTCGGCGGTGAACTCGATCTCAGCACCTGTCAAGGTTGGCCCATCTGCACAGGCAGTTCCTGGAAGCCGAAGCCGCTTACCTGTGCAACCACGGTACCTATCAGTGCCACGGATTACAATGCACAAATCAAGAGCGCAAGATCGAAATATCTCGAGGACGACACGCTATCAGTGACTAGCAATTCTGTGTCCTCGGCAACTATGAAGGAGAGTGGCAGCCAGCAGGCGGCTACTGCATCAGCTACTGGTGCGGCAGCTGAGTCTTCAGCAACGGGTAATGGCGCTAGTATCGTGATGCCAGGTTTGGCAGGTGGATTGATGGTTTTGTGGAATGCCCTGTAA